A stretch of the Ischnura elegans chromosome 5, ioIscEleg1.1, whole genome shotgun sequence genome encodes the following:
- the LOC124158875 gene encoding zinc finger protein 180-like isoform X1, whose translation MPRAFLITHRRYNTVVEYDNRESSPERGVSEAEGGTGEADTSHGTPPRTHRHQSPILHTLTCHSSGALRLESAWTTLASRRAFQRRDVEDCASDCPEELYNLTKLADVSLAAAAGHVFGPNTTPSVGSSDGDRLDDDDEDDDEGSRGGGEIRDDDEDYASSQRSSSPRQRSSGGECHGCPECGKRYSTSSNLARHRQTHRSLADKKARRCPHCDKVYVSMPAFSMHVRTHNQGCKCPFCGKCFSRPWLLQGHIRTHTGEKPFRCSVCDKAFADKSNLRAHVQTHSNEKPYICGRCGKAFALKSYLYKHEESSCMRVHHGGTGGSASKSNDEKEVRSISAGKKSARSSQAQDQFRKLEQAASSNITVTPNSEFPRSLRDDSGTSMAKRGLDTGVNESRESGLVSSILFQDTVHQQRDDQQHSHHPSQHHHNLYVNRLHMMSPGIAV comes from the coding sequence AGAGCAGCCCGGAGCGAGGCGTGAGCGAAGCTGAAGGAGGAACCGGCGAAGCAGACACCAGTCATGGTACACCACCGAGGACTCACCGACACCAGTCACCCATACTCCACACCCTCACCTGTCACTCCAGTGGAGCTCTCAGATTGGAGTCAGCATGGACCACGCTTGCCAGCCGGAGGGCTTTCCAGCGAAGGGACGTCGAAGACTGCGCTAGCGATTGCCCAGAGGAACTTTACAACCTGACGAAACTGGCAGACGTGAGCTTAGCAGCGGCTGCTGGCCACGTGTTCGGCCCGAACACAACACCCAGCGTTGGTTCCAGTGACGGAGATCGACTGGACGATGATGATGAAGACGATGATGAAGGTAGCCGAGGTGGCGGAGAGATCAGGGATGACGATGAAGACTACGCAAGCTCACAAAGGTCGTCCTCTCCGAGGCAGAGGAGTAGCGGTGGGGAGTGCCATGGTTGTCCGGAGTGTGGCAAGAGGTATAGCACGTCCAGCAACCTCGCAAGGCACCGCCAGACCCACAGGTCTCTGGCTGACAAGAAGGCCAGGAGGTGTCCTCACTGCGACAAGGTGTACGTGTCCATGCCTGCCTTCTCCATGCACGTCCGAACCCACAACCAGGGATGCAAGTGTCCCTTCTGCGGAAAGTGCTTCTCCAGACCCTGGCTCCTTCAAGGTCACATCCGTACCCATACTGGGGAGAAACCATTCCGTTGTTCCGTGTGCGATAAGGCCTTCGCGGACAAGTCAAACCTGAGGGCGCACGTTCAGACGCACTCGAACGAGAAGCCTTACATTTGTGGCCGATGCGGGAAAGCTTTTGCGCTCAAATCGTACCTCTACAAGCACGAGGAGTCGTCTTGCATGAGGGTGCACCACGGAGGAACTGGAGGATCGGCATCAAAGTCGAACGATGAGAAGGAGGTGAGGTCCATTTCTGCTGGGAAAAAGAGTGCCCGTTCCAGCCAAGCTCAGGATCAATTCAGAAAACTGGAGCAGGCTGCCTCGAGTAACATTACGGTGACGCCTAATTCGGAGTTTCCCAGATCGCTGAGGGATGACAGTGGTACCAGCATGGCGAAACGAGGGTTGGACACGGGAGTGAACGAGTCTAGAGAAAGTGGCCTGGTGTCATCCATCCTCTTCCAGGATACAGTTCATCAACAACGGGACGACCAGCAACACTCCCATCACCCGTCACAGCACCACCATAACCTTTACGTGAACCGGTTACACATGATGTCGCCAGGAATTGCGGTCTGA
- the LOC124158875 gene encoding zinc finger protein 180-like isoform X2, which yields MMIAKESSPERGVSEAEGGTGEADTSHGTPPRTHRHQSPILHTLTCHSSGALRLESAWTTLASRRAFQRRDVEDCASDCPEELYNLTKLADVSLAAAAGHVFGPNTTPSVGSSDGDRLDDDDEDDDEGSRGGGEIRDDDEDYASSQRSSSPRQRSSGGECHGCPECGKRYSTSSNLARHRQTHRSLADKKARRCPHCDKVYVSMPAFSMHVRTHNQGCKCPFCGKCFSRPWLLQGHIRTHTGEKPFRCSVCDKAFADKSNLRAHVQTHSNEKPYICGRCGKAFALKSYLYKHEESSCMRVHHGGTGGSASKSNDEKEVRSISAGKKSARSSQAQDQFRKLEQAASSNITVTPNSEFPRSLRDDSGTSMAKRGLDTGVNESRESGLVSSILFQDTVHQQRDDQQHSHHPSQHHHNLYVNRLHMMSPGIAV from the coding sequence AGAGCAGCCCGGAGCGAGGCGTGAGCGAAGCTGAAGGAGGAACCGGCGAAGCAGACACCAGTCATGGTACACCACCGAGGACTCACCGACACCAGTCACCCATACTCCACACCCTCACCTGTCACTCCAGTGGAGCTCTCAGATTGGAGTCAGCATGGACCACGCTTGCCAGCCGGAGGGCTTTCCAGCGAAGGGACGTCGAAGACTGCGCTAGCGATTGCCCAGAGGAACTTTACAACCTGACGAAACTGGCAGACGTGAGCTTAGCAGCGGCTGCTGGCCACGTGTTCGGCCCGAACACAACACCCAGCGTTGGTTCCAGTGACGGAGATCGACTGGACGATGATGATGAAGACGATGATGAAGGTAGCCGAGGTGGCGGAGAGATCAGGGATGACGATGAAGACTACGCAAGCTCACAAAGGTCGTCCTCTCCGAGGCAGAGGAGTAGCGGTGGGGAGTGCCATGGTTGTCCGGAGTGTGGCAAGAGGTATAGCACGTCCAGCAACCTCGCAAGGCACCGCCAGACCCACAGGTCTCTGGCTGACAAGAAGGCCAGGAGGTGTCCTCACTGCGACAAGGTGTACGTGTCCATGCCTGCCTTCTCCATGCACGTCCGAACCCACAACCAGGGATGCAAGTGTCCCTTCTGCGGAAAGTGCTTCTCCAGACCCTGGCTCCTTCAAGGTCACATCCGTACCCATACTGGGGAGAAACCATTCCGTTGTTCCGTGTGCGATAAGGCCTTCGCGGACAAGTCAAACCTGAGGGCGCACGTTCAGACGCACTCGAACGAGAAGCCTTACATTTGTGGCCGATGCGGGAAAGCTTTTGCGCTCAAATCGTACCTCTACAAGCACGAGGAGTCGTCTTGCATGAGGGTGCACCACGGAGGAACTGGAGGATCGGCATCAAAGTCGAACGATGAGAAGGAGGTGAGGTCCATTTCTGCTGGGAAAAAGAGTGCCCGTTCCAGCCAAGCTCAGGATCAATTCAGAAAACTGGAGCAGGCTGCCTCGAGTAACATTACGGTGACGCCTAATTCGGAGTTTCCCAGATCGCTGAGGGATGACAGTGGTACCAGCATGGCGAAACGAGGGTTGGACACGGGAGTGAACGAGTCTAGAGAAAGTGGCCTGGTGTCATCCATCCTCTTCCAGGATACAGTTCATCAACAACGGGACGACCAGCAACACTCCCATCACCCGTCACAGCACCACCATAACCTTTACGTGAACCGGTTACACATGATGTCGCCAGGAATTGCGGTCTGA